One stretch of Paenibacillus sp. AN1007 DNA includes these proteins:
- a CDS encoding DNA cytosine methyltransferase, with amino-acid sequence MEFKKGELFNGPGGFALGAAMAKVTANGTEYSVKHKWSNDYKEDTCNTYRHNICPNQPETVHHGDVRELDLTQLGEIDCFIYGFPCNDFSLVGEKKGIDGTFGPLYTYGIKVLNHYRPKWFIAENVGGLQSANDGQAFIQILKEMRDAGYRLTPHLYNFADYGVPQARQRIIIIGFRDDLNMEYHVPAPTHGPGRALPYRTASDALLDPPISSDAYNHEFTRHTQKVIDMLNHIPPGENAWYQGIPESLQLNVKGARMSQIYRRLHPDSPSYTVTGSGGGGTHMYHWSEPRALSNRERARIQTFPDDFIFTGGKESVRMQVGMAVPPLGAKVIVESVLKTYAGVSYESVKPKWDIDQLLSQTTLKELVIV; translated from the coding sequence ATGGAGTTTAAAAAGGGCGAATTGTTTAACGGACCTGGTGGATTTGCGCTTGGCGCCGCGATGGCTAAGGTGACAGCCAATGGGACTGAATACAGCGTAAAACATAAATGGTCCAATGACTACAAAGAAGATACTTGCAACACCTATCGGCATAATATATGCCCGAATCAACCAGAAACTGTACATCATGGAGATGTTCGTGAACTGGACCTGACGCAGCTTGGAGAGATTGATTGTTTCATATATGGATTCCCGTGTAACGATTTTTCGCTAGTTGGAGAGAAAAAAGGAATAGACGGTACCTTCGGCCCTCTATACACTTACGGTATTAAAGTCCTAAACCATTATCGACCGAAGTGGTTCATTGCAGAGAACGTTGGCGGATTACAAAGTGCGAACGACGGACAGGCCTTTATTCAAATTCTCAAAGAGATGAGAGATGCCGGCTATCGTCTAACTCCACACTTATACAATTTTGCTGACTACGGTGTCCCGCAGGCCAGACAGAGAATTATCATTATTGGCTTTAGAGATGACTTGAATATGGAGTATCATGTCCCAGCCCCAACTCATGGACCGGGAAGAGCGCTGCCCTATCGTACAGCTTCAGATGCTCTGCTTGATCCTCCAATATCATCAGACGCTTACAATCACGAATTCACCCGCCATACACAGAAGGTCATTGATATGCTCAACCATATCCCTCCTGGCGAGAACGCGTGGTACCAGGGAATCCCTGAATCTTTGCAGCTGAATGTGAAGGGTGCCCGCATGAGTCAAATCTACAGACGTCTCCATCCAGATTCACCCTCCTATACTGTTACAGGAAGCGGAGGCGGTGGAACCCATATGTATCATTGGTCTGAACCCCGCGCTTTAAGCAACAGAGAACGGGCCAGAATTCAAACGTTTCCTGATGATTTCATTTTCACAGGTGGCAAAGAAAGCGTCAGAATGCAGGTCGGCATGGCCGTACCACCATTAGGTGCGAAAGTCATCGTAGAATCCGTTCTCAAAACGTACGCTGGTGTGTCATACGAATCCGTGAAGCCCAAATGGGACATTGATCAGCTGCTCAGCCAGACTACACTTAAGGAACTTGTTATTGTATGA
- a CDS encoding restriction endonuclease PLD domain-containing protein: protein MRLLCSDILPLRIEDPQKAFIDYFNEAASSCDHLEIAVGYVSKASLKELGRIVEEYRIKKVCLTIGMYFLEGMPEGTYHTAVSLHEAWQNSDIDGEVRIVRAFSYHGKLYTFYKEGQPIAGIIGSQNLGAIKLEASNLRQYEVAAVTEVPEEIEELTGIISKLKRPNCSVPIQDVHIKLLREVNRELVDQEFVTRVSSDEVTAYQNQKTDISFEIPLKVPSNHDDPQMRGSNINVCYARGRKRVWWEVEIVVGKEIRDLPGYPEYQVPFMVVTDDGWKFQVWTCGQNNKNLYSKDDLKIMGRWIKGRLAAAGLIESINQVEADTLFEGLITEETLEKYGRKSLTLTKTALTTTIDNGTEIDVWLLSFLPHTNDDRELLL from the coding sequence ATGAGATTACTATGTTCAGATATTTTGCCGCTCCGTATAGAAGATCCTCAGAAAGCATTTATCGATTATTTTAATGAAGCAGCTTCATCATGTGACCACTTGGAAATTGCCGTTGGTTATGTATCAAAGGCCTCACTTAAAGAGCTGGGCAGGATTGTTGAGGAATATCGTATCAAAAAAGTTTGTTTAACCATCGGAATGTATTTCTTAGAGGGAATGCCAGAAGGTACATATCATACAGCTGTATCCCTTCACGAGGCATGGCAGAACTCTGATATCGACGGTGAAGTGCGAATTGTAAGAGCCTTTAGTTATCATGGTAAACTTTATACTTTTTACAAAGAAGGCCAGCCCATAGCGGGAATCATCGGTTCTCAAAACTTAGGCGCTATTAAACTGGAAGCATCCAACTTACGTCAATACGAGGTCGCGGCAGTGACTGAGGTTCCCGAAGAAATAGAGGAATTAACAGGTATTATTAGCAAACTAAAACGACCAAACTGCTCCGTTCCAATTCAGGATGTACATATAAAGCTCCTTCGTGAAGTAAATCGTGAATTAGTAGATCAAGAATTTGTTACAAGGGTTTCCTCGGATGAGGTTACTGCATATCAGAATCAAAAGACTGACATTTCGTTCGAGATTCCTTTAAAGGTGCCTTCCAACCATGATGATCCCCAAATGCGGGGTTCTAACATCAACGTGTGTTATGCAAGAGGACGTAAACGTGTATGGTGGGAAGTTGAGATTGTAGTTGGCAAAGAAATTAGAGACTTACCGGGATATCCAGAGTATCAAGTACCGTTTATGGTCGTAACAGATGACGGTTGGAAATTTCAAGTATGGACCTGTGGACAGAATAATAAAAACCTCTACTCCAAAGACGATCTGAAGATTATGGGACGCTGGATTAAAGGCCGTCTTGCGGCTGCAGGATTGATCGAATCCATAAACCAGGTAGAAGCAGATACGTTATTCGAGGGTCTGATTACCGAAGAAACACTTGAAAAGTATGGGAGAAAGAGCCTTACACTGACCAAAACAGCATTAACAACAACGATTGACAACGGTACAGAAATTGATGTTTGGCTGCTCTCCTTTTTACCGCATACCAATGACGATAGGGAGCTGCTGCTATGA
- a CDS encoding Z1 domain-containing protein, which translates to MSYLESYLQTIIERGNVQLAESIQKTVNDVVPAYLENFSFCDHEVGLLFGNVQSGKTGQMFGLVAAASDLGFPVFIILTTDNVLLQQQTIHRVRTDLQQFCICDEYDSETFNRNSLMKPTIIVLKKNVNTLRQWSNILASTGFMKGNALFIIDDEADAASLNTLVNKSRKSSINKYLDEIKSRAACSIYLQVTGTPQAILLQTMASGWHPYFTYYFRPGRGYLGGDFFFPQYEEPRSVVFTDTSENPLKAAVISHLMASSQILISGGKVCNFLIHPSVRQAVHTQFQNEVYRELQFCTENIDDPAFILALRQEFDRAQPEKYERKSFENVYANIKRLLINHQVNVLVMNGSSTVTSEQYESGSNIIIGGNTLGRGVTFPGLHTIFYTRTAKKPQADTMWQHSRMFGYDRDQGLMRVFIGQELYKLFSDINATNNSIISQVERGLKHIKMFYPEGLNPTRKNVLDHKKVSMISGGTNYYPFTPDNNTIEDLNQLLQRFDDTEDYYQVSLRLMIEILIHMTSESDFRIHAFVSIINSMLADNPTSQGILLVRRNRNVAKGTGAMLSSNDWQLGASVQDKVVLTVYQMTGEKGWNGRKLWVPNIKLPSDVVYYDVNDDD; encoded by the coding sequence ATGAGCTATTTAGAATCTTATCTCCAAACCATTATAGAGCGGGGAAATGTGCAGCTGGCTGAATCTATCCAAAAAACGGTCAATGACGTTGTTCCTGCATATTTAGAGAACTTTTCGTTCTGTGACCATGAAGTAGGATTACTTTTTGGAAATGTTCAGTCCGGCAAGACCGGCCAAATGTTTGGACTTGTTGCAGCGGCTTCAGATTTAGGATTTCCGGTATTTATTATTTTAACAACTGACAATGTTCTTCTTCAGCAGCAAACGATTCATCGAGTCAGGACTGACCTGCAGCAGTTCTGTATTTGTGACGAATACGATTCCGAGACATTTAACAGAAATTCGCTCATGAAACCTACCATTATTGTTTTGAAGAAAAATGTGAATACCCTAAGGCAGTGGTCCAATATATTAGCTTCCACCGGCTTTATGAAGGGCAATGCATTGTTTATCATTGATGACGAGGCCGATGCTGCCTCATTAAACACGCTTGTGAACAAAAGCCGGAAGTCTTCCATTAATAAATATCTGGATGAAATCAAATCAAGAGCGGCATGCAGCATATATCTCCAAGTAACCGGAACACCGCAAGCGATTCTACTGCAAACGATGGCATCGGGCTGGCACCCCTATTTTACATACTATTTCCGCCCTGGACGTGGTTATCTTGGGGGCGATTTTTTCTTTCCTCAATACGAGGAGCCAAGATCTGTCGTATTCACTGACACAAGTGAAAATCCATTAAAAGCTGCTGTAATTTCCCACCTAATGGCTTCCAGTCAGATTTTAATCTCAGGTGGCAAGGTCTGCAACTTTTTGATTCATCCAAGTGTTCGTCAGGCAGTCCATACCCAATTTCAGAATGAAGTCTATCGGGAGCTTCAGTTTTGTACGGAGAATATTGATGATCCTGCTTTCATACTCGCGTTAAGACAAGAGTTTGACCGAGCACAGCCCGAAAAATACGAGCGCAAATCGTTTGAAAATGTCTATGCTAACATCAAACGTTTGTTGATCAACCATCAGGTAAATGTGCTTGTAATGAATGGTTCCTCAACCGTTACCAGTGAACAGTATGAGAGTGGTTCGAATATTATCATTGGTGGCAATACCTTGGGAAGGGGAGTTACTTTCCCCGGGCTGCATACGATTTTCTACACGCGTACTGCTAAAAAACCACAAGCTGATACGATGTGGCAGCACAGCCGCATGTTTGGATATGATCGAGATCAAGGCCTTATGCGAGTTTTTATCGGTCAGGAACTCTATAAATTATTTTCGGACATCAACGCGACCAATAACTCCATCATCTCTCAGGTAGAACGAGGCTTGAAGCATATCAAAATGTTTTATCCAGAGGGACTGAATCCGACAAGAAAAAATGTGCTGGATCATAAAAAGGTGAGCATGATATCAGGCGGTACAAATTATTATCCATTTACACCAGATAACAATACCATTGAAGATCTGAACCAGCTGCTGCAGCGGTTTGATGATACAGAAGACTATTATCAGGTAAGCTTGCGGCTGATGATTGAAATTCTCATCCATATGACGTCCGAATCTGATTTTCGAATCCATGCTTTTGTCAGCATTATTAATTCAATGTTAGCGGATAATCCTACTTCCCAGGGCATACTTCTTGTTCGCAGAAATAGGAACGTAGCCAAAGGCACAGGTGCCATGCTCTCGTCTAATGATTGGCAGCTGGGTGCATCCGTTCAGGATAAGGTTGTACTGACGGTTTACCAGATGACAGGCGAAAAGGGCTGGAACGGACGAAAACTATGGGTTCCCAACATTAAGCTGCCCAGTGATGTCGTTTATTATGATGTGAATGACGATGATTAA
- a CDS encoding endonuclease NucS domain-containing protein, protein MLAIKHGIWRVSGSDVRLVKNVTLDLEIELEEIIQSNPAVLDDNWLIIGRQVLTEFNTYIDLLAIDNSGSIIIIELKKHKTSREVVAQGLDYASWVKGLSASQISVIYESYIAKYPQYQHSLEDAYYNKFKVKLEEENINHSHQIVIVAAELDSSTERIVEYLSDSLIPINVIFFTVFEEDSTKYISRAWMIDPQETLDNASNVVKDKEPWNGEYYVSFGDGTNRSWSDALTYGFISGGGGEWYSRTLNQLSIGDRVWANIPSVGYVGVGTVTDTAKKADEVFFPQDGVEQTIYQLSSKANYFKEFLHDDDRAEFIVKVNWIQALPASAAVSEIGFFGNQNTVCKPRASKWVHTINRLKGIWHIQ, encoded by the coding sequence ATGTTGGCGATAAAACATGGAATTTGGAGAGTTTCTGGAAGTGACGTTAGACTCGTAAAAAATGTAACTTTAGATTTGGAAATTGAACTTGAGGAGATCATTCAATCCAATCCTGCTGTATTGGACGACAATTGGCTCATCATTGGAAGACAGGTCCTGACAGAGTTTAATACATACATTGATTTATTAGCAATTGATAACAGCGGATCTATCATTATTATTGAATTAAAGAAACATAAAACTAGTCGGGAGGTTGTTGCACAGGGGCTGGATTATGCCTCGTGGGTTAAAGGCTTGTCAGCAAGTCAAATATCTGTAATATATGAGTCGTATATAGCTAAATATCCTCAGTATCAACATAGTCTAGAGGATGCGTATTATAATAAATTTAAGGTTAAACTTGAAGAGGAAAATATCAATCATTCCCACCAGATTGTTATTGTAGCAGCTGAATTAGATTCAAGTACGGAGAGAATTGTGGAGTATCTTAGTGACTCCCTAATTCCAATCAATGTTATCTTCTTCACTGTCTTTGAGGAGGACTCAACGAAATACATAAGTCGTGCATGGATGATTGACCCCCAAGAGACTTTAGATAATGCATCAAATGTAGTTAAAGATAAAGAGCCCTGGAACGGAGAATATTATGTTTCTTTCGGGGATGGAACAAATCGTAGTTGGTCGGATGCCTTGACGTATGGATTTATATCAGGTGGTGGTGGGGAATGGTACTCACGTACACTTAATCAACTATCAATTGGAGATCGTGTTTGGGCCAATATTCCAAGTGTAGGGTATGTTGGTGTAGGTACTGTAACGGATACAGCAAAAAAAGCAGACGAAGTGTTCTTCCCGCAGGATGGAGTAGAGCAAACGATATATCAACTCAGCAGCAAAGCAAATTACTTCAAAGAGTTTTTACACGATGATGATCGTGCAGAATTCATTGTTAAAGTGAATTGGATCCAAGCGCTGCCTGCAAGTGCAGCTGTATCAGAAATTGGTTTCTTCGGGAATCAAAACACCGTTTGTAAGCCGCGAGCTTCTAAATGGGTTCATACCATTAACCGTCTAAAAGGGATATGGCACATACAGTAA
- a CDS encoding DUF2089 family protein, whose protein sequence is MERRNLPDWVMSLENEDLEFIKKFVLKSGSLKEIAKIYEVSYPTVRIKLDRLIEKIKANEAEENEDFIKFIKHLSIDDRISLEDAKLIIEKYKSERNDNR, encoded by the coding sequence ATGGAAAGAAGGAATTTGCCTGACTGGGTGATGTCCTTGGAAAATGAGGATCTCGAGTTCATAAAGAAATTTGTTCTCAAATCAGGCTCTCTGAAGGAGATAGCAAAAATATATGAAGTTTCATACCCGACAGTTCGAATTAAACTCGACCGCTTAATAGAAAAAATAAAAGCAAATGAAGCCGAAGAGAATGAAGATTTTATCAAATTCATTAAGCATTTATCCATTGACGACCGGATCAGTCTAGAAGATGCAAAATTAATTATTGAAAAATATAAATCGGAAAGGAACGATAATCGATGA